Proteins found in one Paenibacillus dendritiformis genomic segment:
- the chrA gene encoding chromate efflux transporter, with protein sequence MSTIQEAAMSSHGQLWEVFWTALKLGLTSFGGPAAHIGYFRDTYVDKLRWVRDEQFADMNALSQLLPGPSSSQLGMAIGMRRAGWLGGIAAWAGFTLPSACLLILFAFGIGWLPGEVPGWLQGLKLVAIPVIIHALRGMSAQLTPDPLRKTIAASAAVGALTVPGTYCQIAIIGLSAAAGWLLLRKPSQQQAKPEGSGEAPEAVLPLRFSMTMLILFGAGGILLPWLAGALPGPATKLADMMFRTGSLVFGGGHVMLPLLAEELSRGGIMGESALLAGYGAAQAVPGPLFTFAGFVGASLAPGWLGTLYGIVALVFIFLPGYLLIAAALPFAERLRTWSGVRAALAGINAAVVGLLLAALYQPVWTTSVQGPAHFVIVLIGSLLLMAWKLPPWSVVLVSALCGAVLL encoded by the coding sequence ATGTCAACGATTCAGGAGGCAGCGATGTCAAGTCACGGACAGCTATGGGAAGTGTTTTGGACGGCGTTAAAATTGGGGCTTACCTCGTTCGGAGGTCCCGCCGCGCATATCGGTTATTTTCGAGATACGTATGTCGATAAGCTGCGATGGGTTAGAGATGAGCAATTCGCGGATATGAACGCGTTGAGCCAGCTGCTGCCAGGTCCTTCGAGCAGCCAATTGGGCATGGCGATAGGGATGAGGCGAGCCGGCTGGCTGGGCGGGATTGCGGCGTGGGCCGGCTTCACGCTGCCATCGGCTTGCCTGTTGATATTATTCGCCTTCGGCATCGGCTGGCTGCCAGGGGAGGTTCCCGGCTGGCTGCAGGGTCTGAAGCTGGTGGCGATTCCGGTCATTATTCACGCCTTGCGCGGCATGTCGGCCCAACTGACGCCGGACCCGCTGCGCAAGACGATTGCGGCGTCCGCGGCCGTCGGCGCATTAACGGTACCCGGCACATATTGCCAGATCGCGATAATCGGGCTGTCCGCTGCCGCAGGCTGGCTGCTGCTGCGCAAGCCTTCCCAGCAACAGGCGAAGCCGGAGGGAAGCGGCGAAGCTCCGGAAGCCGTTCTGCCGCTCCGCTTCTCGATGACGATGCTGATCTTGTTCGGAGCAGGCGGTATCCTGCTTCCGTGGCTTGCGGGGGCGCTGCCCGGCCCGGCAACCAAGCTGGCGGACATGATGTTCCGCACCGGATCGCTTGTGTTCGGGGGCGGCCATGTGATGCTTCCGCTGCTGGCGGAGGAGTTGAGCAGGGGCGGCATCATGGGCGAGTCCGCCTTGCTGGCAGGATACGGAGCCGCGCAGGCCGTTCCCGGCCCGCTGTTCACTTTCGCAGGCTTCGTCGGCGCGTCGCTGGCGCCGGGCTGGCTCGGTACGCTCTATGGCATCGTGGCGCTCGTCTTCATCTTCCTGCCCGGATATTTGCTTATCGCGGCGGCGCTTCCCTTCGCCGAGCGGCTGCGGACATGGAGCGGCGTAAGGGCCGCCCTCGCCGGGATTAATGCCGCCGTGGTCGGGCTCCTGCTGGCGGCGCTGTACCAGCCGGTATGGACGACCTCCGTACAGGGTCCGGCCCACTTTGTGATTGTCTTGATCGGCTCCCTGCTGCTGATGGCATGGAAGCTTCCGCCATGGTCGGTCGTCCTCGTATCGGCATTATGCGGTGCGGTCCTGCTATAG
- a CDS encoding thioredoxin family protein, translating to MKPVRGQELQAFMPGRPVAAAESRRALYVYSPFCGTCRLAERILALLEQSYPQLAIASVNVLDAAELVQAHRIESVPCLLLWGEDTPERESEPEKIYAFHSVTYMYERLKGGGLL from the coding sequence GTGAAGCCGGTTCGCGGGCAGGAGCTCCAGGCCTTTATGCCAGGTCGTCCGGTCGCGGCTGCAGAAAGCCGGAGGGCTCTCTATGTGTACAGCCCCTTTTGCGGGACGTGTCGGCTTGCTGAACGGATACTGGCTCTATTGGAGCAGTCTTATCCGCAGCTGGCAATCGCTTCGGTCAATGTGCTGGATGCCGCCGAACTGGTGCAGGCGCATCGCATTGAGAGCGTCCCTTGCCTTCTGCTCTGGGGAGAAGACACGCCGGAACGGGAGAGCGAGCCGGAGAAGATTTATGCATTTCATTCGGTAACGTATATGTATGAACGATTGAAAGGCGGGGGATTGCTGTGA
- a CDS encoding deoxyribonuclease IV, whose protein sequence is MNPNLPGRGDGSFALRYGCHLSLRGGYSHAARDAVRLQEAFGLGCYQYFSKNPRGLSVKLGYEDEAEAAREVCERHGIQTVVHTPYPTNLAVDAEQAPDRFQATVQSLLNDLMIAEACGSIGVVVHFGIFKGKTGGEQLLLRTYGNIIRTIDTVLAVWNGRALLLLENQAGSHGGLGVTLEELIQIRQLSRYSDKIGYCFDTCHAFASGLWDPYKTEELIAKGHELGYWRHMQVIHLNDSREVYASRQDRHANLGDGHIGIEELARLAMAEGIRGKPLILETPGSGQYGHVPEWNRLKQAVRAKNK, encoded by the coding sequence ATGAATCCTAATCTCCCGGGGAGGGGAGACGGCAGCTTCGCGCTGCGATACGGTTGTCATTTGTCGCTGCGGGGCGGCTACAGCCATGCTGCGCGTGACGCGGTCCGATTGCAGGAGGCGTTCGGCCTTGGCTGCTATCAATATTTCAGCAAGAATCCGAGGGGGCTGTCCGTCAAGCTCGGCTACGAGGATGAGGCGGAGGCGGCTCGGGAGGTATGTGAACGGCACGGGATTCAGACCGTCGTTCATACGCCGTACCCGACGAATCTGGCGGTCGATGCCGAACAGGCGCCAGACCGGTTCCAAGCGACGGTTCAATCGCTGTTGAATGATTTGATGATTGCGGAAGCCTGCGGATCGATCGGAGTCGTCGTTCATTTCGGAATATTCAAAGGCAAGACCGGCGGCGAACAGCTTCTGCTGCGCACCTACGGGAACATTATTCGCACGATCGATACGGTGCTTGCCGTCTGGAACGGGCGAGCCTTGCTTCTGCTGGAGAATCAGGCGGGCAGTCATGGCGGCCTGGGCGTAACGCTCGAGGAGCTTATCCAGATCAGGCAGTTAAGCCGGTATTCCGATAAAATTGGTTATTGCTTCGATACCTGCCATGCGTTCGCCAGCGGCTTGTGGGATCCGTACAAGACCGAGGAATTGATCGCCAAGGGGCATGAGCTCGGTTATTGGCGGCATATGCAGGTTATTCATTTGAACGATTCGAGAGAAGTCTATGCTTCGCGCCAAGATCGTCACGCCAATCTGGGAGACGGGCATATCGGCATCGAGGAGCTGGCCCGGCTGGCCATGGCCGAAGGAATCCGCGGCAAGCCGCTTATTCTGGAGACGCCAGGCAGCGGGCAATACGGACATGTTCCCGAGTGGAACAGGCTCAAGCAGGCAGTTCGGGCCAAGAACAAATGA
- a CDS encoding thiamine diphosphokinase has translation MYIAPPVPRPRHVVICAGGILDASLLSVCNEADVVIGADRGALALANHGICPDVAIGDFDSVTEDERNQIRSCSKHYQDFDAIDKDYTDTELAFHTALAWKPAQITLLGATGTRLDHTLGNIHLLRVGLDQGIQCQIVDAHNIIRLTNSELTLPRQPYPYLSLLPLSMTVTGITLKGFAYPLTDATLHIGQSLAISNQFAEEEGTVTIRDGYLLVICSRD, from the coding sequence ATGTACATAGCTCCCCCTGTTCCCCGCCCTCGGCATGTCGTTATTTGCGCCGGCGGCATTCTCGATGCCTCCCTGCTCTCCGTGTGTAATGAGGCGGATGTCGTTATCGGCGCAGATCGGGGTGCATTGGCTTTGGCCAATCATGGAATCTGCCCGGACGTGGCGATTGGGGATTTCGATTCCGTCACAGAGGACGAACGGAACCAAATACGAAGCTGCAGCAAGCATTATCAAGATTTTGACGCGATCGACAAAGATTATACCGACACCGAGTTGGCCTTCCATACGGCGCTCGCTTGGAAGCCCGCCCAGATTACGCTGCTCGGCGCAACCGGCACGAGACTGGATCATACCCTTGGCAACATCCATCTGCTGCGGGTCGGACTTGACCAAGGGATCCAATGCCAAATTGTTGACGCCCACAATATTATCCGGCTGACCAACTCCGAGCTGACTCTGCCGCGGCAGCCCTACCCTTATCTGTCGCTGCTCCCGCTCAGCATGACGGTCACCGGCATCACGCTCAAGGGCTTCGCCTATCCTCTGACAGATGCCACGCTGCATATCGGGCAATCGCTCGCGATCAGCAACCAGTTCGCCGAGGAGGAAGGAACCGTCACCATTCGGGACGGCTACCTGCTCGTCATCTGCAGCCGCGACTAA
- a CDS encoding SAF domain-containing protein yields the protein MRRWTRRRRQMAWSALCGAAAAGILFGFYLWWSDRQLLSLRSSVEAEYKQEFDRLERLAAEQRKQQAAIWVFERPLQAGTRISMADLKRREIAESAAPAGRVREADDAIGKVLKIDVSAKTPVLSSMLYEEARLADDMRWVETAVIQLPLLLGKRDAIDVRIRFPDGQDYVILSRKAIHELQEPTVWLQMDERERLSFSSACVDAYLHGGQIYALRYIEPHLQKDAAITYPPNEQVLKLMQSNPNIVKQANAALMSRLRQQMEKEWADKAAERDAPVRGRMNPEQGTEAAGYSVPAYATGASPLTGRAPEAVRDSPFVGPKDGTSAEQFAQDMQRPLPDTVPGGAGTEKEPVGRPAEPLLPDEPEHSIPEDASQQRASGAGKRREDATDHESIFSEPVRR from the coding sequence TTGAGACGATGGACACGGAGAAGGAGGCAAATGGCGTGGTCCGCCCTATGCGGGGCGGCGGCGGCAGGCATCTTGTTCGGGTTCTACCTGTGGTGGTCCGACCGCCAATTATTGTCGCTGCGGTCATCGGTGGAAGCCGAATATAAGCAGGAATTCGATCGGCTGGAGCGGCTGGCTGCGGAACAGCGTAAGCAGCAGGCGGCGATATGGGTATTCGAGCGGCCGCTCCAAGCCGGGACCCGAATCAGCATGGCTGATCTGAAGAGGCGGGAGATCGCGGAATCGGCTGCTCCGGCAGGCCGGGTGCGCGAGGCGGATGACGCCATCGGCAAAGTGCTGAAAATCGATGTATCGGCCAAAACTCCGGTGCTCTCTTCGATGCTGTATGAAGAGGCGCGGCTGGCGGATGATATGCGCTGGGTGGAGACGGCGGTCATTCAACTGCCGCTGCTGCTCGGCAAGCGCGATGCGATTGATGTGCGCATCCGCTTCCCGGATGGCCAAGACTATGTCATCCTGTCCCGCAAGGCGATTCATGAACTGCAGGAGCCTACCGTCTGGCTGCAGATGGATGAGCGGGAACGGTTGTCGTTCTCCAGCGCCTGTGTGGACGCTTATTTGCACGGGGGGCAGATTTATGCATTGCGGTATATCGAACCTCATCTGCAAAAGGACGCGGCAATCACTTATCCTCCCAATGAACAGGTGCTGAAGTTGATGCAATCGAACCCGAATATCGTGAAGCAGGCCAATGCAGCGTTAATGTCCCGTCTTCGCCAACAGATGGAAAAGGAATGGGCCGACAAGGCCGCCGAGAGGGATGCTCCCGTCAGGGGAAGGATGAACCCTGAGCAAGGGACGGAAGCGGCTGGTTATTCAGTTCCCGCCTATGCAACCGGAGCGTCTCCGCTGACGGGAAGAGCGCCGGAGGCGGTAAGGGATTCTCCGTTCGTCGGTCCGAAGGACGGCACGTCCGCAGAACAGTTCGCCCAGGACATGCAGAGGCCATTGCCGGATACGGTTCCCGGCGGCGCTGGGACAGAGAAGGAGCCGGTTGGACGGCCTGCGGAGCCGCTGCTTCCGGATGAACCGGAGCATTCCATTCCGGAGGACGCCTCGCAGCAAAGAGCAAGCGGAGCCGGAAAGCGTAGAGAAGATGCGACGGATCACGAATCGATCTTCTCCGAGCCTGTCCGCCGCTAG
- a CDS encoding serine/threonine protein kinase has translation MLDHGFNLQPGQLLHGRYRIVRLLGSGGMSSVYLAEDERLAGKHWAIKISKPAVRDMEQLVHEARLLTALRHPHLPLIVDFYPPDASGRAYLVMEYIEGVTLGERMRERPVSFAEAIGYAVPICEALSYLHSRHPPIVFRDMKPSNIMLTRLGQVKLIDFGIARNVDADKEHDTVKLGTVGFAAPEQYDGKQSDARTDLYGIGALLAHMMSAGRWKGELPLQPQCLADDVPAGFLPVLVKLLAIRPEHRYQSAQELVEVLRPFAAGGGSPSTAGINDPPYAAGRTGAGLVIAFRGTSSGIGATHAALMCAYHLSAGQLGRAAYVDARDEADGVVIRALEADYEGEEPDAMESIRASRKTAGDAAEGVRLYGVTCYRWTQSNLLPYLLGRYEYVVLDTGADMTGRRIEEFERAQIPVLVGSAAPWRREELREAARRFEANQCTHWYAAIAHADAYPSWRPAWIRGRCRGLLKLPYQPDPFEWSEDALRWTEVLVGAEHSGRGWLNRLGRWMKEKKLAKGEVRS, from the coding sequence TTGCTGGATCATGGATTTAATCTGCAGCCGGGTCAACTGCTGCACGGCAGGTACCGCATTGTCCGATTGCTCGGAAGCGGAGGGATGAGCTCCGTCTATTTGGCGGAAGACGAGAGGCTGGCTGGGAAGCATTGGGCGATCAAGATATCCAAGCCCGCGGTCAGGGATATGGAGCAGCTCGTCCATGAAGCGAGGCTGCTGACGGCTTTGCGCCACCCGCATCTCCCGCTCATTGTTGACTTTTATCCGCCGGATGCGTCGGGAAGGGCGTATCTCGTCATGGAATATATCGAGGGGGTAACGCTGGGAGAACGAATGCGTGAGCGGCCGGTTTCGTTCGCAGAGGCAATCGGTTATGCGGTGCCGATTTGCGAAGCCTTGTCTTATTTGCACAGCCGGCATCCGCCTATCGTGTTTCGCGATATGAAGCCGTCGAACATCATGCTGACCCGGCTGGGCCAGGTGAAGCTGATTGATTTCGGAATCGCTCGCAATGTCGATGCAGACAAGGAGCACGATACGGTCAAGCTCGGCACGGTCGGGTTCGCCGCTCCGGAGCAGTATGACGGCAAGCAGAGCGATGCCCGCACGGATCTGTACGGAATAGGCGCTCTGCTGGCCCATATGATGTCCGCTGGCCGCTGGAAGGGAGAGCTTCCGCTTCAGCCGCAATGTCTGGCCGATGATGTACCGGCCGGCTTCCTTCCAGTTCTTGTCAAGCTGCTGGCTATCCGTCCCGAGCACCGATATCAATCGGCACAAGAACTAGTCGAAGTATTAAGGCCGTTCGCCGCGGGGGGCGGCAGCCCTTCCACAGCGGGCATCAATGATCCTCCGTATGCTGCCGGGAGGACTGGTGCCGGACTGGTGATTGCTTTTCGCGGCACTTCCTCCGGGATTGGAGCGACGCATGCGGCGCTCATGTGCGCGTATCACCTGTCGGCCGGGCAATTGGGCAGGGCAGCCTACGTCGATGCCCGGGATGAGGCGGACGGTGTGGTCATTCGTGCCTTGGAGGCGGATTATGAAGGCGAGGAGCCGGATGCGATGGAGAGTATTCGGGCGAGCCGGAAGACGGCGGGAGATGCGGCCGAAGGAGTTCGGCTGTATGGCGTGACCTGCTACCGCTGGACGCAGAGCAATCTGCTGCCGTATTTGCTTGGGCGGTACGAATACGTCGTGCTTGATACGGGAGCGGATATGACAGGACGCCGAATAGAGGAGTTCGAACGGGCCCAGATCCCCGTACTTGTCGGCAGCGCGGCTCCCTGGCGCCGGGAAGAGCTGCGCGAGGCGGCCCGAAGGTTCGAAGCGAATCAATGCACGCATTGGTACGCAGCCATTGCACATGCGGATGCCTATCCTTCCTGGCGGCCGGCTTGGATCCGCGGGCGGTGCAGAGGTCTGTTGAAGCTGCCGTATCAGCCAGATCCGTTCGAATGGAGCGAGGATGCCCTGCGGTGGACGGAAGTGCTCGTAGGGGCAGAGCATTCCGGCAGAGGCTGGCTGAATCGGCTCGGGCGATGGATGAAGGAGAAGAAACTTGCCAAAGGAGAGGTGCGAAGTTGA
- a CDS encoding cyclic-phosphate processing receiver domain-containing protein codes for MIHVYLDDWRRCPDGFVLARNMEECLLLLEEEHVGILSLDHDLGPDEPTGTELVLEMVRRGLYPQEEIYLHTSCPEGRQRMYQQLYKHKPDSVKLYNGPMGWETLERVRMEKQ; via the coding sequence ATGATTCATGTCTACCTGGACGACTGGCGGCGCTGTCCGGACGGATTCGTGCTGGCGCGGAATATGGAGGAATGTCTGCTGCTTTTGGAAGAGGAGCACGTCGGTATTTTGTCGCTTGATCATGATCTGGGGCCGGACGAGCCGACGGGAACGGAGCTTGTGTTGGAAATGGTGCGCCGCGGACTCTATCCGCAGGAGGAAATCTACCTCCATACTTCCTGCCCGGAAGGGAGACAACGGATGTACCAGCAGCTGTATAAGCATAAGCCGGACTCCGTGAAGCTTTATAACGGGCCAATGGGCTGGGAGACGCTGGAACGGGTCAGGATGGAGAAGCAGTGA
- a CDS encoding ATPase, T2SS/T4P/T4SS family, which yields MFWNGILIAVIAAGTLAGLGLRLRDRGRANAGKRQDWTWEKLDAAVKQYFVTWTSDILMDVHANEEEFRRETARRLALKKALKACNNGEPAAKEYIKDWIVDIVEQHIKLGAGELERLISFNRPDLLTVQDKFDLLLYVYKQRYGYGALDELIRTYKWDELRTLPSAEDESGYVVTSADVDAAFRLERLKFAHRDRIRIVAQRLYQRYKGFSVIDEMRDMRIDGVSGGINGVPEVLAGSPYADMVQPELGEQDKEDIRACDSVWVFYKGKSIRFAFLSFGSDAELRRVCHNIYKYQSPGPLTEADGYRVNHMKDGSRVVVLRPPFAESWCFFIRKFDTSRVTLRQLITDKNAELPIALLTYLMKGARVTAVTGAQGSGKTTLLMALVQSIYSFYPLRVQEQAFELHLRRLYPQRNIVSLRETERISGQAGLDVQKKTDGTVHILGEVATDPVAAWMIQMAQVASLFTVFTHHAKTFPDLIFALRNSLLKSGMFHNEAIAEQQVSGVLHFDVHLTRDADGKRYIERITECIPVADPEPGEMPPAGESGSGGVSWERYILSSEQLHRRLGRTRAFEYRNIVEYRQGRYCLVHPLSDRQAEAMEREMTAEDKRRFREWLSQEGGMAIAG from the coding sequence ATGTTCTGGAACGGAATTCTTATCGCGGTCATTGCTGCGGGCACACTTGCCGGATTGGGGCTGCGCCTGCGCGACAGGGGAAGGGCCAATGCAGGCAAGCGGCAGGATTGGACATGGGAGAAGCTGGATGCCGCGGTGAAGCAGTATTTCGTCACGTGGACCTCCGACATTCTGATGGATGTTCATGCGAATGAAGAGGAATTCCGGCGCGAGACAGCGCGGCGGCTGGCGCTCAAAAAGGCGTTGAAAGCATGCAACAACGGCGAGCCTGCGGCCAAGGAATATATAAAAGATTGGATTGTCGATATTGTCGAACAGCACATCAAGCTTGGAGCAGGTGAGCTGGAGCGGCTTATCTCGTTCAATCGTCCGGATCTGCTGACTGTTCAGGACAAGTTCGACTTGCTCCTGTATGTATACAAGCAGCGATACGGGTACGGAGCCTTGGATGAACTGATACGGACGTACAAGTGGGATGAATTAAGAACTCTTCCGTCTGCGGAGGACGAATCAGGCTATGTCGTCACGAGCGCGGATGTCGACGCGGCGTTTCGGCTGGAGCGATTGAAGTTCGCGCACCGCGATCGGATACGTATTGTAGCTCAGCGCCTGTATCAGCGGTACAAAGGGTTCTCAGTCATTGATGAGATGCGTGACATGCGGATTGACGGCGTATCCGGCGGCATTAACGGGGTCCCTGAGGTGTTGGCCGGATCGCCCTACGCCGATATGGTGCAGCCGGAATTGGGGGAGCAGGACAAGGAGGATATCCGCGCCTGCGACAGCGTGTGGGTTTTTTATAAAGGGAAATCGATTCGGTTCGCGTTTCTTTCCTTCGGCAGCGATGCCGAACTGCGAAGAGTGTGCCACAACATTTACAAATATCAATCGCCCGGACCGCTGACCGAAGCAGACGGCTACCGGGTCAATCATATGAAGGATGGCTCGCGGGTTGTCGTTCTTCGCCCGCCGTTTGCGGAATCATGGTGCTTTTTCATCCGCAAATTCGATACGAGCCGGGTCACGCTTCGACAGCTGATTACGGATAAAAATGCCGAGCTGCCGATCGCCCTGCTTACTTATTTAATGAAGGGGGCGAGGGTGACGGCCGTTACCGGTGCGCAAGGATCGGGGAAAACGACGCTGTTGATGGCGTTAGTCCAATCCATCTACTCGTTCTATCCGCTTCGCGTGCAGGAGCAGGCGTTCGAGCTCCATTTGCGGCGCCTGTACCCGCAGCGGAATATCGTCTCGCTAAGGGAGACCGAGCGCATTTCAGGCCAGGCCGGGCTGGACGTGCAGAAGAAAACGGACGGCACGGTGCATATACTCGGGGAAGTCGCAACCGATCCGGTCGCGGCCTGGATGATTCAAATGGCGCAGGTCGCAAGCTTGTTCACCGTCTTCACGCATCATGCGAAAACATTCCCGGATCTTATATTCGCGCTTCGCAACTCGCTGCTTAAAAGCGGAATGTTCCACAATGAAGCGATTGCGGAGCAGCAGGTTAGCGGCGTTCTCCATTTTGATGTGCATCTGACCCGGGACGCCGACGGAAAACGGTATATCGAGCGGATAACCGAGTGCATCCCGGTGGCGGATCCAGAGCCGGGAGAGATGCCGCCGGCCGGGGAGAGCGGGAGCGGAGGAGTATCTTGGGAGCGCTACATCCTGTCCTCCGAGCAGCTGCACCGCCGGCTTGGCCGTACGCGCGCGTTCGAATACCGCAATATTGTCGAATATCGGCAAGGCCGCTACTGCTTGGTTCATCCGCTCTCCGATCGGCAGGCGGAAGCCATGGAGCGGGAAATGACGGCCGAGGACAAGCGCCGCTTCCGTGAATGGCTGAGCCAGGAAGGAGGGATGGCGATTGCCGGTTAG
- a CDS encoding ABC transporter ATP-binding protein, with translation MIQLEQIRFQREERTILNDINWSVNPGEHWVLLGRNGSGKTTLLELITAYQFPSSGTVRVLGHTYGQCDVREVRQRIGYISQSLVEKLTLRDPVWEMVATGAFAWLRFYQEIPNEVKERAHQLLEEFHLGRLADQPLAVCSQGERKKIMLARALMGDPELLIMDEPCSGLDIYEREKLLQDMALLSGRELGIVYVTHHSEEIIPLFTHVALLHEGRMVATGPKHEVMTPELLSETFDMRVQVDWMNDRPWIRVP, from the coding sequence GTGATACAGCTAGAACAGATCAGGTTCCAGAGAGAAGAGCGAACCATTTTGAATGACATCAACTGGAGCGTAAACCCGGGGGAGCACTGGGTGCTGCTCGGACGGAACGGTTCCGGGAAGACGACGCTTCTTGAACTGATAACCGCCTACCAATTTCCTTCAAGCGGAACCGTCCGCGTGCTCGGTCATACATACGGTCAGTGCGACGTAAGAGAAGTGAGACAACGGATCGGCTATATCAGTCAATCGCTTGTCGAAAAATTAACGCTGCGCGACCCGGTGTGGGAAATGGTGGCGACCGGCGCCTTCGCTTGGCTGCGATTCTACCAGGAGATTCCGAACGAAGTGAAGGAGCGGGCCCATCAATTGCTCGAGGAGTTCCATCTCGGCCGCCTCGCGGATCAGCCGCTTGCCGTCTGCTCGCAAGGGGAGCGCAAGAAAATAATGCTTGCCCGCGCGCTGATGGGCGATCCCGAGCTGCTTATTATGGACGAGCCGTGCTCCGGCCTCGATATTTATGAGCGGGAGAAGCTGCTTCAAGATATGGCGCTGCTATCGGGACGCGAGCTTGGGATTGTCTATGTGACGCATCATTCGGAGGAAATCATCCCTCTGTTCACGCATGTCGCGCTGCTGCATGAGGGGCGGATGGTCGCGACCGGACCGAAGCACGAGGTGATGACTCCGGAGCTGCTCTCGGAGACCTTCGATATGCGCGTCCAGGTGGACTGGATGAATGATCGACCATGGATACGGGTTCCGTGA
- a CDS encoding SAM-dependent methyltransferase, producing MESVQELILESHFTPSSHWIVTSNHGYISYAQEELRRSFGQLKSRMLVPGEMALMELPASSTEAIERWQQEPPIFGRHIQPVHLAVKREGLANGPAEELEAMCALWLERLSASSGLQAGSGTRVAVHVRSGGARTEEEKAIREAFRSVIERSGGETVLAEPEVIVTVVIGEAAIYAGMMTHAEAGSDWPGGAMRFQREEGQISRAKFKLLEAERTFGLDYSAYRHALDVGAAPGGWTSLLLERGVHVTAIDPANMHPSLIGHPQLTYVKRNAADVPVEPNEFDLLVCDMSWSPKATAEMVIRLMDGVIAGGTILVTVKLMHKKPLQTIRDVTAMYAEHAQIIRAKQLFHNRDEITLYMMKY from the coding sequence GTGGAGTCCGTACAAGAATTGATTCTGGAGTCACATTTTACACCGTCATCCCATTGGATTGTCACCTCCAATCACGGTTATATTTCGTATGCACAGGAGGAGCTGCGCAGAAGCTTCGGTCAGTTGAAGAGCCGCATGCTCGTCCCTGGCGAGATGGCCTTGATGGAGCTTCCAGCCAGTTCCACTGAAGCGATAGAACGATGGCAGCAGGAGCCGCCGATCTTCGGCCGGCATATTCAACCGGTGCACCTGGCGGTCAAGCGCGAGGGGCTCGCGAATGGTCCGGCGGAAGAACTGGAAGCGATGTGCGCCTTGTGGCTGGAGCGGTTGAGCGCAAGCTCCGGTCTCCAAGCCGGCAGTGGCACGCGGGTCGCCGTCCATGTTCGGTCCGGCGGGGCGCGAACGGAGGAAGAGAAGGCGATCCGGGAGGCTTTCCGCTCCGTAATCGAACGGAGTGGAGGAGAGACTGTACTGGCCGAACCGGAGGTTATCGTCACCGTCGTGATTGGCGAGGCTGCAATCTATGCCGGAATGATGACTCACGCGGAAGCGGGATCCGATTGGCCGGGCGGAGCGATGCGGTTCCAGAGGGAGGAAGGGCAAATCTCCCGCGCCAAGTTCAAGCTGCTGGAAGCGGAACGGACATTCGGTCTCGATTACTCTGCTTATCGGCATGCGCTGGACGTCGGCGCCGCGCCGGGAGGCTGGACAAGCCTCTTGCTGGAGCGGGGAGTGCATGTTACCGCGATCGATCCGGCCAATATGCATCCTAGCTTGATAGGGCACCCGCAGTTGACGTATGTGAAGCGGAATGCTGCCGATGTCCCGGTGGAGCCGAATGAGTTCGATCTGCTCGTCTGCGATATGAGCTGGAGCCCCAAAGCGACGGCAGAGATGGTTATCCGCTTGATGGACGGCGTGATTGCCGGGGGAACGATCCTCGTCACCGTAAAATTGATGCACAAAAAGCCGCTGCAGACCATTCGCGATGTAACTGCGATGTATGCCGAGCATGCCCAAATCATCCGGGCGAAGCAGTTGTTCCATAATCGGGACGAGATTACGCTTTATATGATGAAATATTAA